A genomic segment from Gemella haemolysans ATCC 10379 encodes:
- a CDS encoding FMN-binding protein yields MSKIKKTALIGVVGASALTVGYYTFLKPSIQTTPANQKTQNTNQVGNKESKNTTNNTSSSTKEGVAYKDGTYTGAVTKTTKGDFQVSVVVQGGKIANVNVLLQPDEEFSQSINKTALPKYIEEAIDAQSSDIALVSGASETFKGFKGSLQDALNKAK; encoded by the coding sequence ATGAGTAAAATAAAAAAAACAGCATTAATAGGAGTTGTAGGAGCGTCTGCTTTGACTGTAGGATATTATACTTTTCTTAAACCAAGTATACAAACTACACCGGCAAATCAAAAGACACAGAATACTAACCAAGTCGGAAATAAAGAATCAAAAAATACAACTAATAATACATCTTCTTCAACAAAAGAAGGTGTAGCATACAAAGATGGTACTTATACAGGAGCGGTTACGAAAACAACCAAAGGGGATTTCCAAGTAAGTGTAGTCGTTCAAGGTGGGAAAATAGCCAATGTTAATGTACTTCTTCAGCCAGATGAAGAATTTTCGCAAAGTATTAATAAGACAGCACTTCCTAAATATATTGAAGAAGCAATAGATGCTCAAAGTAGTGATATTGCATTGGTTTCTGGAGCATCTGAAACATTCAAAGGATTTAAAGGTTCTTTACAAGATGCATTAAATAAGGCTAAATAA